Proteins encoded within one genomic window of Anastrepha ludens isolate Willacy chromosome 4, idAnaLude1.1, whole genome shotgun sequence:
- the LOC128862550 gene encoding glycogen-binding subunit 76A, whose product MLMNGPGDIPLNDNSSTPDTQVCSIISVIPALGMSSCRGRAEAFARSLSSKLRTLGTQNDDGVISQEEESIIPENNTSSTWQTTNDSENPVTDLQPLRHESDSFFDFDCELESPGSPVDECEYLQLIETASNTPHNSAAESGYICASTSSSRGSADVPYFEHIHHDDATDGSGCVPSTLHNGHDENEEKHCEDPDDTSPATSKNMEDFENTSNATTKFQEALVETEQADETLTPVDLVTLQDEIINELQEHSARIGNIIESMQVQANTEINKTPEVAYSSPSNNKTENDETITHENFDNIDQLHIKTTETTTTELKPAQNEVQIGLDTNEESARTSIQELSETNHNESKTQGEKSTFDGHDDEEDDCRPQRVRRCSSLKTGKTPPGTPGRKKIVRFADVLGLDLADIKTFLDEIPTIPKSAFEDLEVLESEPPLQLGPKSDKLLMPLFQQPGGLPKFLDRVREKQVSLENAAVTDHVNQTITGTVRVRNLDFNKSVYIRYTLDNWRSYADLQANYAENSCDGFSDKFTFFLFGNSLQIGQRIEFAVRFHCKGQQFWDNNYGTNYCFQCLPASTPINTHTHTIHVQPPRSHSGELFSPTLGDSWCSSFY is encoded by the exons ATGCTGATGAACGGCCCAGGCGATATTCCTTTGAATGATAATAGCAGCACACCTGACACACAAGTTTGCAGTATAATATCTGTAATTCCAGCACTAGGTATGTCATCATGTCGTGGTAGAGCCGAGGCTTTTGCGCGTAGTTTATCCTCCAAGTTACGGACATTAGGCACACAG aacGACGATGGCGTAATATCGCAAGAAGAAGAGTCTATTATACCTGAAAACAACACATCTAGTACATGGCAGACTACAAATGACTCTGAAAATCCGGTCACGGACTTGCAACCGCTACGCCATGAGTCCGACTCGTTTTTTGATTTCGATTGTGAATTAGAAAGTCCAGGAAGTCCAGTCGACGAATGCGAATATTTACAACTGATAGAAACGGCATCTAATACGCCACATAATTCGGCGGCTGAATCGGGTTACATTTGTGCATCGACCTCGAGTAGTCGGGGATCCGCCGATGTGCCTTACTTTGAACATATACATCATGATGATGCCACCGATGGATCTGGGTGTGTGCCGTCCACTCTACATAATGGCCACGATGAAAACGAAGAGAAACACTGTGAAGACCCTGACGATACATCTCCAGCCACAAGTAAAAACATGGAAGATTTTGAAAATACATCGAATGCGACTACGAAATTTCAAGAGGCACTGGTGGAGACGGAACAAGCTGACGAAACTTTAACTCCAGTGGATCTTGTAACTCTGCAAgatgaaataattaatgaacTGCAAGAACATAGTGCACGTATCGGAAATATAATTGAGTCAATGCAAGTTCAAGCAAATACTGAAATCAATAAAACTCCCGAGGTCGCGTACTCTAGCCCCTCTAATAACAAAACGGAAAATGATGAAACAATTACACATGAAAACTTTGACAATATTGACCAACTGCATATTAAAACGACTGAAACCACCACTACGGAACTAAAACCCGCCCAAAATGAAGTACAAATAGGGTTAGACACAAACGAGGAATCCGCCCGTACAAGCATTCAGGAACTTTCTGAAACTAATCATAATGAAAGTAAAACCCAAGGTGAAAAATCCACGTTCGATGGCCACGATGACGAAGAAGATGATTGTAGACCGCAACGCGTGAGACGTTGTTCTTCGTTGAAAACAGGCAAAACTCCTCCCGGTACACCAGGCCGTAAGAAAATTGTACGTTTCGCAGATGTACTGGGACTCGATTTAGCGGATATAAAAACGTTTCTGGATGAAATACCGACTATaccaaaatctgcatttgaaGATTTGGAAGTTTTAGAATCAGAACCACCGCTACAGCTTGGACCAAAATCCGATAAGTTGCTAATGCCGTTATTTCAACAACCTGGAGGACTGCCGAAATTTTTAGATCGTGTACGAGAGAAACAAGTCTCCTTGGAGAATGCAGCGGTAACCGATCATGTCAATCAAACAATCACCGGCACTGTGCGTGTACGCAATTTGGACTTTAATAAATCGGTTTATATACGTTATACCTTGGATAATTGGCGCAGCTATGCAGATCTACAAGCCAACTATGCCGAGAACTCGTGTGACGGTTTCTCAGACAAGTTTACGTTCTTTCTTTTTGGTAATTCTTTGCAAATTGGTCAACGCATAGAGTTTGCTGTACGTTTCCATTGTAAAGGGCAACAGTTTTGGGATAATAATTATGGTACAAACTACTGCTTCCAATGCTTGCCAGCGTCAACGCCAatcaacacacatacacacacaatacATGTGCAACCGCCTCGGAGTCATTCAGGAGAATTATTTAGTCCGACACTTGGCGACTCGTGGTGCAGCTCCTTCTATTAg